A DNA window from Insulibacter thermoxylanivorax contains the following coding sequences:
- a CDS encoding ABC transporter ATP-binding protein, whose translation MEYIVETHNLTKKFGRETAVDALNMRIPRGHIYGFLGPNGAGKTTTIRMLLGLMKPTSGSVRIFQQDLKKHRIQILRRVGSLVENPSYYPHLTAYENLEASRKIIGCSKSRIHDVLKIVRLTEAANKKVKGFSLGMKQRLGIANALLHEPELLVLDEPTNGLDPSGIIEMRNLIRSLPEQYGMTVLISSHLLSEIDQIATTVGVVSRGRLIFQDTIEAMRRHAQHKVTLRVGQAERAWRALMATGMKADLAREQVTLIDPTDDAVAAAVRTLVQEGVPVYRVEEEKRSLEEIFLQMTGGEQLI comes from the coding sequence GTGGAATATATCGTTGAAACCCATAATCTAACCAAAAAATTTGGCCGTGAAACGGCTGTGGATGCGCTGAATATGCGTATCCCGCGCGGTCATATCTACGGCTTCCTGGGGCCAAACGGCGCCGGAAAGACGACGACGATCCGCATGCTGCTTGGACTGATGAAGCCAACTTCAGGATCGGTGCGTATCTTCCAACAAGACCTGAAGAAGCATCGGATACAGATCTTGCGGAGGGTAGGATCACTGGTCGAGAACCCGTCCTATTATCCTCATCTAACGGCCTATGAGAATCTAGAGGCCAGCCGCAAGATCATCGGATGTTCGAAATCACGCATCCATGATGTACTGAAGATCGTTAGACTGACGGAGGCCGCGAACAAGAAGGTCAAAGGTTTCTCCCTCGGTATGAAACAAAGACTCGGAATCGCCAATGCATTGCTCCATGAGCCGGAACTGCTCGTGTTGGACGAGCCGACGAATGGTCTGGATCCGTCCGGAATCATCGAGATGCGCAATCTGATCCGCAGTCTTCCGGAACAATACGGGATGACTGTCCTCATCTCCAGCCATCTGCTGTCGGAGATCGATCAGATCGCGACTACCGTCGGCGTGGTAAGCCGCGGACGATTGATCTTTCAGGATACGATCGAGGCTATGCGGCGTCATGCGCAGCATAAGGTGACCTTGCGCGTGGGGCAGGCGGAGCGCGCTTGGCGAGCGCTGATGGCTACCGGCATGAAGGCGGATCTGGCCCGCGAACAAGTGACCTTGATTGATCCAACGGATGATGCGGTTGCTGCTGCGGTTCGCACCCTAGTTCAGGAGGGAGTGCCGGTGTATCGCGTGGAGGAGGAGAAGCGTTCGCTCGAAGAGATCTTTCTACAGATGACGGGAGGGGAGCAGCTTATATGA
- a CDS encoding ABC transporter permease: MIGRLLQVELLKIRRKGLWFLTFLGPLGVVALQIVNYGVRRDYLLQQSDDHWLYYLSNVSSFTPLALVLGIAILTSLMTSIENETKAWKQLLALPVSKWSVYLSKFTVLIGLLLTASIVLAIASLALGLALDLDGKIPYGALLEYSFYPFFASLPLLALHLWLAAVIEHQGVVMTSGIISVILTFMAYYLPDWMIWKWPTLQNDWQEPLFSALLGLAVGIAVYVFGMIDFVRRDVK, encoded by the coding sequence ATGATCGGCAGATTGTTACAAGTGGAACTGCTCAAGATCAGACGCAAAGGCCTATGGTTCCTCACCTTCCTCGGTCCCTTGGGCGTGGTAGCTCTGCAGATCGTAAACTACGGGGTGCGCAGAGATTACTTGCTGCAACAAAGCGACGACCATTGGCTCTATTACCTGAGCAATGTCAGCAGCTTCACACCGCTGGCGTTAGTGCTCGGGATCGCGATTCTCACGTCACTTATGACCAGTATTGAGAACGAGACGAAGGCGTGGAAACAGCTGCTCGCATTGCCGGTGAGCAAGTGGAGCGTCTATCTGTCCAAGTTCACCGTGTTGATCGGACTCCTGCTGACAGCCTCCATCGTGCTTGCCATCGCTTCACTGGCCCTCGGTCTGGCGCTTGATTTGGACGGCAAGATCCCCTACGGAGCACTTTTGGAGTACAGCTTCTATCCGTTCTTCGCTTCGCTTCCTCTCCTGGCGCTCCACCTATGGCTGGCTGCGGTTATAGAACATCAAGGGGTCGTGATGACATCCGGCATCATCAGCGTCATCCTGACGTTCATGGCTTATTATCTGCCGGACTGGATGATCTGGAAGTGGCCGACGCTGCAGAACGATTGGCAGGAGCCGCTGTTCAGTGCGCTGTTAGGACTCGCCGTGGGAATTGCCGTCTACGTATTTGGGATGATCGATTTTGTCAGAAGGGATGTGAAGTAG
- a CDS encoding ABC transporter permease gives MLRLLRSESYKLLRTGVVWALPAAPLAGLLSGVTQLNIEADINQWYLPLLVMNMIYALLFLPLITGVFAGMVCRYEHQAGGWKQLLALPVTRGQVYAAKYITVLLLIGLMQLTYLATIYIVGRIQGFTDPFPLDIVLKSIIGGWIATFPLAALQLWLSMVWKSFAMPFAVNVIFTLPTILVINSDKAAPYYPWAQPFSMMYIGGGEGDVFFVPWEQLITVVGGSFLLFFIAGYVYFQRKAV, from the coding sequence ATGCTGCGGCTCTTACGCTCCGAAAGCTACAAGCTGCTTAGAACGGGCGTGGTATGGGCACTGCCCGCTGCACCGCTTGCCGGCCTGTTAAGCGGAGTTACTCAGCTGAATATCGAAGCGGATATCAATCAGTGGTATTTGCCGCTGCTTGTGATGAACATGATCTATGCGCTCTTGTTCCTGCCGCTGATCACAGGGGTTTTTGCCGGCATGGTATGCCGCTATGAACATCAGGCGGGAGGCTGGAAGCAGCTGCTGGCCCTGCCCGTGACGCGGGGGCAAGTTTATGCGGCGAAGTATATCACGGTGCTTCTCTTGATCGGGCTCATGCAGCTCACCTATCTGGCGACGATCTACATCGTTGGGCGTATACAGGGATTCACCGATCCATTCCCTTTGGACATCGTTCTGAAGAGCATCATCGGCGGCTGGATCGCGACCTTCCCTTTAGCTGCGTTGCAGCTGTGGTTATCGATGGTATGGAAGAGCTTCGCCATGCCCTTCGCGGTGAACGTGATCTTCACCCTGCCGACGATCCTCGTGATCAACTCGGACAAAGCGGCTCCTTATTATCCCTGGGCGCAGCCCTTCTCCATGATGTATATCGGCGGCGGTGAAGGGGATGTTTTCTTCGTCCCATGGGAGCAGCTCATCACCGTCGTCGGGGGGAGCTTCCTCCTGTTCTTCATCGCGGGATATGTCTATTTTCAGAGAAAAGCAGTTTAA
- a CDS encoding Na/Pi cotransporter family protein yields the protein MFAEIILPLSAGLAMFLFSMKVMELALHHWAGSRLQEWIERSTRTPVHGLVTGTAVTALLQSSSAVTVITIGLVNARLMDFSRTLGIILGTNIGTCLTTELIGLNIHHYGIPLLAVSFPIWLICSLLPDAWTSMPPLRSIIHSIRFLALALSGLAGILLGMVVMQSPIPALQAHGMFAWFLEQAQISLLWGVIAGAALTAVIHSSSATIALTMNLAAVHVISIDLGIAVILGANIGTCVTALLAAIGGSRPGLFVAWAHILLNVGGAVLFFPLIDVLAQVSALFGGSEASQLAHAQTIFNIVCSLIALPICYLPVFRRNSL from the coding sequence GTGTTCGCAGAGATCATCCTCCCTCTAAGCGCTGGACTGGCCATGTTTCTATTCAGCATGAAAGTGATGGAACTGGCGCTTCATCATTGGGCCGGCTCCCGCCTGCAGGAGTGGATCGAGCGCTCCACGCGCACGCCCGTACACGGTCTCGTCACAGGGACTGCGGTCACCGCCCTGCTGCAAAGTTCCTCCGCTGTCACCGTGATCACCATCGGCCTCGTCAATGCGAGGCTGATGGACTTCTCGCGCACCCTCGGCATCATCCTCGGGACGAACATCGGCACCTGCCTGACGACGGAACTCATCGGGTTGAACATCCATCATTACGGCATCCCCTTGCTTGCGGTCAGCTTCCCGATCTGGCTGATCTGCAGCCTGCTGCCCGATGCTTGGACCTCCATGCCGCCGCTTCGGAGCATCATTCACAGCATCCGGTTTCTTGCCCTGGCCTTGTCCGGCCTGGCCGGCATCCTGCTGGGCATGGTTGTGATGCAAAGTCCGATCCCCGCCCTGCAAGCCCACGGCATGTTCGCCTGGTTCCTCGAGCAAGCGCAGATCAGCCTGCTCTGGGGCGTGATCGCCGGTGCCGCACTCACAGCCGTTATCCACAGCAGTTCTGCAACGATCGCCTTGACGATGAATCTGGCTGCGGTGCATGTGATCTCCATCGATCTCGGCATCGCCGTCATCCTCGGCGCGAATATCGGCACCTGCGTCACCGCCCTGCTCGCTGCGATCGGCGGCAGCCGCCCCGGCCTGTTCGTCGCTTGGGCCCATATCCTGTTGAATGTAGGAGGGGCCGTGCTTTTCTTCCCGCTCATCGATGTCCTGGCTCAAGTTTCTGCGCTGTTCGGAGGCAGTGAAGCCTCGCAGCTCGCCCATGCCCAGACGATCTTCAACATCGTCTGCTCACTCATCGCTCTGCCGATCTGCTATCTTCCCGTCTTCCGTCGGAACAGCCTGTGA
- the addB gene encoding helicase-exonuclease AddAB subunit AddB, which translates to MPLTFVIGRAGSGKSRYCLDEIRTRLREDPAGPPLILLVPEQATFQAEYELVTTPGLHGTLRAQALSFRRLAYRVMQECGGTARIHIDDTGKQMLLYKILQARRDDLEIFHKAAEQRGFIAELNELFNEFRRYQNDAGSMEEILARAARHQQEDEDGEAASFVRKIQDLRIIYQEFETHLAGHYVDSEDYLQTLAQHASRSAYLREAELWIDGFAGFTPQEYAVIGELMRTVKQVTVALCLDRDYELGEMLHELNMFYTPASTMLRLKELAERYGVALSEPVLLSGEAPRYKQAPMLVHLEKHFALRHPPAYLDGIELLPDTKRRMAEDSQVRIAAAVNPRAEIEAAAREILKLVQTKGVRFREIAVVTRTLETYGDLIATVFEDHGIPYFMDHKKSVMHHPVVELIRSALEVIVHNWRYESVFRCVKTDLISDDRQAMDELENYVLAFGIEGSRWTEDKRWEFAVQRSLDEDEPAERLSEDELDRIHEARMQVAEPLMTFERRFKEAEDVRGQVTAVYELLTALRVPEKLLAWSEEALAAGHPERAKEHSALWNRLIAFFDQIVEILGSEKMSPEQFSGVLDAGLESMKLGLVPPSLDQVLIGTLDRTRFGQVRYAFIIGVNDGVLPAKMAEGGILTEFEREMAAGLGMQLAPNSRRRLLDELFLAYTGFTLPSEGLWISYPLADEEGRALLPSEYIRRISRMFPHLASTPDLLMAEPSVLLDEAMQADYLVHPERSMSYLLHQLRLWLRGGELAPIWREALAWYAKDDAWRSKLEQMMYAFYYTNQERPLSTEASSLLYGHKLTASVSRMERFAACPFMQFASHGLRLKERRIYRLEAPDIGQLFHAALNKMARDLIEDGVRWRDLTAEELMRRAEQAVDTVAPRLQSEILFSTERFQYMTRRLKGTVSRTAAMMGKHAKRGEFEPVALELGFGPGERLKPLTFTLDNGVLMELIGRIDRVDAAPYGDYEWLRIIDYKSGAKSLSLAEVYYGLSLQLLAYLDVVISQAAEWRGKPGLPAGALYFQVHNPLIQTARPMNHEEYEKELLKQYKMQGIVAADHEAIQAMDNELESGRSPIVPVGLKKDGGFYSDSNVADDEQWQAVRRLVRRKIRQIGEEIVRGRVEIMPYRKGKRSPCSHCVYRPVCQFDTLLEENGYRFLHDWDRDELWQMIMEQKEEA; encoded by the coding sequence ATGCCGCTTACATTCGTTATCGGCCGCGCAGGCAGCGGCAAATCCCGTTATTGTCTGGATGAGATCCGCACACGGCTGCGGGAAGATCCGGCAGGACCGCCGCTCATCCTGCTCGTGCCGGAACAAGCGACGTTCCAGGCGGAGTACGAACTGGTGACGACGCCGGGGCTGCACGGCACCTTGCGTGCCCAGGCGCTCAGTTTCCGCAGACTGGCCTACCGCGTCATGCAGGAGTGCGGCGGTACAGCGCGCATACATATCGACGATACCGGCAAACAGATGCTGCTCTATAAGATCTTGCAGGCGCGCCGAGATGATCTGGAGATCTTCCATAAGGCGGCGGAGCAGCGAGGCTTTATCGCTGAGCTGAATGAATTGTTCAATGAGTTTCGCAGATATCAGAATGACGCCGGCAGCATGGAGGAGATCCTGGCCCGCGCTGCAAGGCATCAGCAAGAAGATGAGGACGGGGAAGCGGCTTCTTTCGTCCGCAAGATCCAAGATCTGCGCATCATCTATCAGGAATTCGAGACCCATCTTGCCGGGCATTATGTCGATTCGGAGGATTATCTTCAGACCTTGGCGCAGCACGCTTCCCGCTCGGCTTATCTGCGGGAGGCAGAGCTTTGGATCGATGGATTCGCCGGTTTTACGCCGCAGGAATATGCGGTGATCGGGGAGTTGATGCGCACGGTCAAACAGGTGACCGTTGCGCTTTGTTTGGATCGGGATTATGAGCTTGGGGAGATGCTGCATGAATTGAATATGTTCTATACCCCGGCTTCGACGATGCTGCGGTTGAAGGAGCTCGCTGAGCGGTACGGCGTAGCGCTCAGCGAGCCCGTCCTGCTCAGCGGCGAGGCGCCGCGGTACAAGCAGGCTCCGATGCTTGTCCATCTGGAGAAGCATTTTGCCCTGCGGCATCCGCCGGCTTATCTCGACGGGATCGAACTGCTGCCCGATACGAAGCGCAGGATGGCCGAGGACAGTCAGGTGCGCATAGCCGCGGCGGTGAACCCGCGTGCCGAGATCGAAGCGGCGGCACGCGAGATCCTGAAGCTGGTGCAGACGAAGGGCGTGCGGTTCCGGGAGATCGCGGTGGTGACGCGCACCCTCGAGACCTATGGCGATCTGATTGCAACGGTGTTTGAAGACCACGGGATTCCTTATTTCATGGACCACAAGAAGAGCGTCATGCATCATCCCGTCGTCGAACTGATCCGTTCTGCGCTGGAGGTCATCGTGCACAACTGGCGCTACGAGTCGGTGTTCCGCTGCGTGAAGACCGACCTCATCAGTGATGACCGGCAGGCGATGGATGAATTGGAGAACTATGTGCTCGCCTTCGGCATCGAGGGATCGCGCTGGACGGAGGACAAGCGGTGGGAGTTTGCGGTGCAGCGATCCTTGGACGAGGATGAACCGGCGGAGAGACTTTCGGAGGATGAGCTTGACCGGATCCATGAAGCACGCATGCAAGTCGCTGAGCCGCTCATGACCTTCGAGCGGCGGTTTAAAGAGGCGGAAGATGTGCGCGGGCAGGTGACGGCGGTCTATGAATTGCTCACTGCGCTGCGCGTGCCTGAGAAACTCCTCGCCTGGAGTGAAGAGGCGCTTGCCGCCGGACATCCCGAGCGGGCGAAGGAGCACAGCGCACTGTGGAATCGACTGATCGCGTTCTTCGATCAGATCGTGGAGATCCTCGGTTCGGAGAAGATGAGCCCAGAACAATTCAGCGGCGTACTCGATGCCGGATTAGAGAGCATGAAACTCGGCCTTGTACCGCCATCCTTGGATCAGGTGCTGATCGGAACATTAGATCGCACCCGATTCGGTCAAGTCCGTTATGCCTTCATCATCGGCGTAAACGACGGCGTCTTGCCTGCGAAGATGGCGGAAGGCGGCATCCTGACCGAATTCGAACGAGAGATGGCCGCCGGTTTAGGCATGCAGCTGGCGCCGAACAGCCGCCGCAGGCTGCTGGATGAATTGTTCTTAGCCTATACGGGCTTTACGCTGCCCTCGGAGGGACTGTGGATCAGCTATCCGCTGGCGGATGAGGAGGGCCGCGCGCTGCTGCCTTCCGAGTATATCCGCCGCATCTCGCGCATGTTCCCGCATCTGGCCTCAACTCCCGATCTGCTTATGGCGGAGCCTTCCGTGCTGCTGGACGAAGCGATGCAGGCCGATTATCTTGTGCATCCGGAAAGATCGATGTCCTATCTGCTGCATCAGCTGCGCCTGTGGCTGCGCGGCGGCGAGCTTGCCCCGATCTGGCGGGAAGCGCTGGCTTGGTATGCGAAGGATGACGCTTGGCGCAGCAAGCTGGAGCAGATGATGTATGCCTTCTACTATACGAATCAGGAGCGGCCGCTCAGCACGGAAGCTAGCAGCCTGTTGTACGGGCATAAGCTGACGGCGAGCGTTTCGCGGATGGAGCGGTTCGCCGCTTGTCCCTTCATGCAATTCGCTTCCCATGGCCTGCGCCTGAAGGAGCGGCGCATCTATCGGCTGGAAGCGCCGGATATCGGCCAGTTGTTCCATGCGGCATTGAACAAAATGGCGCGGGATCTGATCGAAGACGGCGTGCGCTGGCGCGATCTGACGGCGGAGGAACTGATGCGCCGCGCTGAACAGGCCGTCGACACGGTCGCCCCGCGCTTGCAGAGCGAAATCCTGTTCAGTACGGAACGCTTCCAATACATGACGCGGCGGCTGAAGGGCACCGTCAGCCGGACGGCGGCGATGATGGGCAAGCATGCAAAACGCGGCGAATTTGAACCCGTTGCTTTGGAGCTGGGATTCGGCCCGGGAGAACGGCTTAAGCCGCTCACATTCACCCTGGATAATGGCGTGCTGATGGAGCTCATCGGCCGGATCGACCGCGTCGATGCGGCGCCGTACGGTGATTACGAGTGGCTGCGGATCATCGATTATAAGTCTGGGGCGAAGTCACTGTCCCTTGCAGAAGTTTATTACGGTCTCTCACTGCAGCTGCTTGCTTACTTAGATGTGGTAATCAGCCAGGCTGCCGAGTGGCGGGGTAAACCCGGGCTGCCGGCGGGGGCGTTGTACTTCCAGGTGCATAACCCGCTGATCCAAACCGCACGGCCGATGAACCATGAAGAATACGAGAAGGAACTGTTAAAACAGTACAAGATGCAAGGGATCGTCGCAGCTGACCATGAGGCGATCCAAGCGATGGACAATGAATTGGAGAGCGGACGTTCGCCGATCGTCCCCGTAGGGCTGAAGAAAGACGGCGGGTTCTACAGCGATTCCAATGTGGCGGACGATGAGCAGTGGCAGGCCGTGCGGCGGCTCGTTAGACGCAAGATCCGTCAGATCGGCGAGGAGATCGTGCGCGGCCGCGTCGAGATCATGCCGTATCGCAAGGGCAAGCGCTCACCTTGTTCCCACTGCGTCTACCGCCCGGTCTGTCAGTTCGATACGCTGCTGGAGGAGAATGGGTATCGCTTCCTGCATGACTGGGATCGCGATGAACTGTGGCAGATGATCATGGAGCAGAAGGAGGAAGCATAA